The window ATCAAAGGCAAGGTGCTGATTCTGCATGGCGCAGAGGATCCCTTTGTACCGGCCAAAGATATTGAAGCCTTTCTGGCAGAGCTGAAAGCAGCCAAGGTCGATTGGCAAATGGTCTCCTACAGTGGCGCTGTTCACGCCTTCACCAATCCTGAAGCAGGCAATAATCCCAGCTCTGGCGCAGCCTATCATGCCAACGCCGATCGCCGCTCCTGGG is drawn from bacterium (Candidatus Blackallbacteria) CG13_big_fil_rev_8_21_14_2_50_49_14 and contains these coding sequences:
- a CDS encoding dienelactone hydrolase — encoded protein: IKGKVLILHGAEDPFVPAKDIEAFLAELKAAKVDWQMVSYSGAVHAFTNPEAGNNPSSGAAYHANADRRSWEAMKQFFAELF